Proteins found in one Amycolatopsis umgeniensis genomic segment:
- a CDS encoding DUF6187 family protein, with amino-acid sequence MSEPYDSRFTLPSIDDDPATEAGVILMGLDAERLLAGVGLARIADEPGLVALAVDQARHDALDLGTEALIEAGIARWRAVRPLIEAGQEMTAAGSLRKEWEHTTKRVTDTVTGLGPASVACLAACWLRREDVDEFAEHGRTPEKGSGTHDVLSRVFAD; translated from the coding sequence GTGTCTGAGCCCTACGACTCACGGTTCACCCTGCCTTCGATCGACGACGACCCGGCGACCGAGGCGGGGGTGATCCTGATGGGACTCGACGCCGAACGGCTGCTCGCCGGCGTCGGGCTCGCGCGGATCGCCGACGAGCCCGGGCTGGTCGCGCTCGCCGTCGACCAGGCCCGGCACGACGCGCTCGACCTGGGCACCGAAGCGCTGATCGAAGCCGGGATCGCCCGCTGGCGCGCGGTCCGCCCGCTGATCGAAGCCGGTCAGGAGATGACGGCGGCCGGTTCCCTGCGGAAAGAATGGGAACACACCACCAAGCGGGTCACCGACACGGTGACCGGGCTCGGTCCGGCGTCGGTGGCCTGCCTCGCGGCTTGCTGGCTGCGCCGCGAAGACGTCGACGAGTTCGCCGAACACGGGCGGACGCCGGAAAAGGGGAGTGGCACGCACGATGTCCTATCTCGGGTCTTTGCCGACTGA
- a CDS encoding carboxymuconolactone decarboxylase family protein: MSYLGSLPTDATLLQVFQKFPAPASKLLDFHELVMRAPSVFGPGERELIAAYVSGVNDCRYCHGVHTVTAEAFGVPEGLLAAALADLDSSPVDDRMKPVLAYVGKLTRTPSRVTEEDAAAVFAAGWDEAALHDAVLVCALFNFMNRMVEGLGIRADADYAKTSGVRLKEGGYAGLARLLES, from the coding sequence ATGTCCTATCTCGGGTCTTTGCCGACTGACGCCACCTTGCTGCAGGTCTTCCAGAAGTTCCCCGCTCCGGCTTCGAAACTGCTGGACTTCCACGAACTCGTCATGCGGGCGCCGTCGGTGTTCGGCCCCGGTGAGCGGGAACTGATCGCGGCCTACGTCTCCGGCGTCAACGACTGCCGGTACTGCCACGGCGTCCACACCGTCACCGCGGAGGCTTTCGGCGTGCCTGAGGGCCTTCTGGCCGCCGCTCTGGCGGATCTGGACTCCTCGCCCGTGGACGACCGGATGAAGCCCGTGCTGGCCTACGTGGGCAAGCTGACGCGGACGCCGTCCCGGGTGACCGAGGAGGACGCCGCGGCCGTCTTCGCGGCGGGCTGGGACGAGGCGGCGCTGCACGACGCCGTACTCGTGTGCGCCCTGTTCAACTTCATGAACCGGATGGTCGAGGGACTCGGGATCCGCGCGGACGCCGACTATGCGAAAACCTCGGGCGTGCGGCTCAAGGAGGGCGGCTACGCCGGTCTGGCGCGGCTGCTCGAGTCCTGA
- a CDS encoding response regulator transcription factor, whose protein sequence is MVIRVLVAEDMHIVRGALVALLRLEPDIEVVSEVASGDEILAAARTSRTQVAIIDIDLPGKDGLTAATELHEQLPEVRTLILTSLGRPGTLRRALAAKVNGFMLKDAPAEKLANAVRGVAAGRRMVDGDLALAAWDTADCPLTPRQIDVLRLTAEGRDTLEVAAKAFLSTGTVRNYLTTIVSKLNARNRVDAIRIAKEAGWI, encoded by the coding sequence ATGGTGATCAGAGTTCTCGTGGCCGAAGACATGCACATCGTCAGAGGCGCGCTCGTGGCGTTGCTGCGGTTGGAGCCGGACATCGAAGTGGTGTCGGAAGTGGCGTCCGGAGACGAGATCCTCGCCGCCGCGCGGACTTCGCGCACCCAGGTCGCCATCATCGACATCGATCTCCCCGGCAAGGACGGGCTCACCGCGGCCACCGAACTGCACGAGCAGCTTCCCGAGGTCAGAACCCTCATCCTGACCAGCCTCGGCAGACCGGGCACGCTTCGCCGGGCCCTTGCGGCCAAAGTGAACGGCTTCATGTTGAAGGACGCCCCGGCGGAGAAACTCGCCAACGCCGTCCGCGGCGTCGCGGCCGGACGGCGGATGGTCGACGGCGACTTGGCGCTCGCCGCCTGGGACACCGCGGACTGCCCGCTGACCCCGCGCCAGATCGACGTCCTGCGACTGACCGCGGAGGGCCGCGACACCCTGGAGGTCGCGGCGAAGGCCTTTCTCTCCACCGGAACCGTCCGCAACTACCTGACCACCATCGTTTCGAAGCTCAACGCGCGCAACCGGGTCGACGCGATCCGCATCGCCAAAGAGGCGGGTTGGATCTAG
- a CDS encoding histidine kinase — translation MPDQLAVTAEPVGIDRRPRRALFLAGLIITVVFVNSCLFGLLSILLQPGVDFWQGALAVLYVGPVLLIQLLYFSRPAVRLDTRLAKGVLVVQACLAYLPTLHFDAALTSLTTLAAGSALLLFRPRTGWTVFTVFMAATTWILWTYDDTPLGALFDSVTAIFYALVVYLLTWLARLVTELHQARTELARRAVAEQRLAFARDLHDLLGLSLSAIALKGELVHRLLRKSLDRAREELAEITGIAQRTLSDVRSVARGYRELSLDKESRTAVSLLSASNVAVRVDLEQVELPVKLRTLLAKVLREGVTNVLRYTGVEHCEITVRETEGRVALEIVHDGTAHEDVPEETAESLREVTAEVSRHGGTLSAGPEAAGKWRLHAELPVPDQVEPAETALEQGPGHWSLIDARNVQWTLTVVFILFGLSAMTRAFMLTDDGWSIALIAGYLTTLITLQLSYFARPNVRLRSRQSYALLFVQACLIFLPLIPLGHAWVSLPSLFAGTALLVLPPLAGWTAFAATAVGVVLIRIGYGTDFSGGFYSFASILNTGLMVFGLIWLLRLVTELGETRKRLAEVAVAEERLRFARDLHDLLGMSLSAIALKSELTSRIMDIDTNRASDELLEILGLTRQALADVRSVASGYRELSLDQESRSAQAVLVAADVQVRLEIEHEDLPATVRTVLAVVLREGVTNVLRHSKVERCEIAVRRIGAGVALDIVNDGVENGRPPQAEKPVRVEAPGSGITNMSDRVAGLGGELTAGVEPDGRFRLRAVVPV, via the coding sequence GTGCCGGACCAGCTCGCGGTGACCGCCGAACCGGTGGGGATCGACCGGCGGCCCCGGCGGGCGCTGTTCCTCGCCGGACTGATCATCACGGTCGTCTTCGTCAACTCATGCCTCTTCGGCCTCCTCTCGATCCTGCTCCAGCCCGGCGTGGACTTCTGGCAGGGCGCGCTGGCGGTGCTGTACGTCGGGCCCGTGCTGCTGATCCAGCTGCTGTACTTCTCCCGTCCGGCGGTCCGCCTGGACACCCGGCTGGCGAAGGGCGTGCTGGTCGTCCAAGCCTGCCTCGCGTACCTGCCGACCCTGCACTTCGACGCCGCGCTGACGTCGCTGACCACCCTCGCGGCGGGCAGCGCGCTGCTGCTCTTCCGGCCGCGGACGGGCTGGACGGTGTTCACCGTCTTCATGGCGGCCACGACGTGGATCCTGTGGACCTACGACGACACCCCGCTCGGGGCGCTGTTCGACAGCGTCACCGCGATCTTCTACGCGCTGGTCGTGTACCTGCTGACCTGGCTCGCGCGGCTGGTGACCGAACTGCACCAGGCCAGGACCGAACTGGCCCGGCGTGCCGTGGCCGAGCAGCGGCTGGCCTTCGCGAGGGACCTGCACGACCTGCTCGGGCTCAGCCTTTCCGCGATCGCGCTGAAGGGCGAACTGGTGCACCGGCTGCTGCGCAAGTCGCTGGACCGGGCGCGTGAGGAACTCGCCGAGATCACCGGGATCGCCCAGCGGACGCTGTCCGACGTGCGCTCGGTGGCCAGGGGCTACCGGGAGCTTTCGCTCGACAAGGAATCACGGACCGCGGTCTCGCTGCTCTCGGCGTCGAACGTCGCGGTGCGGGTCGACCTCGAGCAGGTCGAGCTGCCGGTGAAGCTGCGGACCCTGCTGGCGAAGGTGCTGCGGGAGGGCGTCACGAACGTGCTCCGCTACACCGGCGTCGAGCACTGCGAGATCACCGTGCGCGAGACCGAAGGCCGGGTCGCGCTGGAGATCGTCCACGACGGAACGGCGCACGAGGACGTCCCGGAGGAAACGGCCGAGAGCCTGCGCGAGGTGACCGCGGAGGTCTCCAGGCACGGCGGGACGCTGAGCGCCGGCCCCGAAGCGGCGGGCAAGTGGCGGCTGCACGCCGAACTCCCGGTGCCCGACCAGGTCGAACCCGCCGAGACGGCGCTGGAGCAAGGGCCGGGCCACTGGTCCCTGATCGACGCCAGGAACGTCCAATGGACGCTGACGGTGGTCTTCATCCTCTTCGGTCTGTCGGCGATGACCCGGGCCTTCATGCTGACCGACGACGGCTGGTCCATCGCGCTCATCGCCGGTTATCTCACCACGCTGATCACGCTGCAACTGTCCTATTTCGCCCGCCCGAACGTCCGGTTGCGCTCGCGGCAGAGTTACGCGCTGCTGTTCGTCCAGGCCTGCCTGATCTTCCTGCCGCTGATCCCGCTCGGGCATGCCTGGGTGAGCCTGCCCAGCCTGTTCGCCGGCACCGCGTTGCTGGTGCTGCCGCCGCTGGCCGGGTGGACGGCGTTCGCCGCGACCGCCGTCGGCGTGGTGCTGATCCGGATCGGTTACGGCACCGACTTCAGCGGCGGCTTCTACAGCTTCGCGTCCATCTTGAACACCGGGCTGATGGTGTTCGGTCTCATCTGGCTGCTCCGGCTGGTGACCGAACTCGGCGAGACCAGGAAACGCCTCGCCGAGGTCGCGGTCGCGGAGGAGCGGCTGCGGTTCGCCCGCGATCTGCACGACCTGCTGGGGATGAGCCTGTCGGCGATCGCGCTGAAGAGCGAGCTGACGAGCCGGATCATGGACATCGACACGAACAGGGCCTCCGATGAGCTACTGGAGATCCTCGGGCTGACCCGGCAGGCGCTGGCCGACGTCCGGTCGGTCGCGAGCGGCTACCGGGAACTGTCGCTGGATCAGGAGTCCCGGTCGGCGCAGGCGGTGCTGGTGGCCGCCGACGTCCAGGTGCGGTTGGAGATCGAGCACGAAGACCTGCCGGCGACCGTGCGCACCGTGCTGGCCGTGGTGCTGCGCGAGGGCGTGACGAATGTGTTGCGGCACAGCAAGGTCGAACGCTGCGAGATCGCCGTGCGGCGGATCGGCGCCGGTGTCGCGCTGGACATCGTCAACGACGGCGTCGAAAACGGGCGGCCGCCGCAGGCGGAGAAACCGGTGCGGGTCGAGGCGCCGGGCAGCGGCATCACGAACATGTCCGACCGCGTCGCCGGGCTCGGCGGCGAACTGACGGCCGGTGTCGAACCCGACGGACGGTTCCGGCTGCGCGCGGTGGTCCCTGTCTAG
- a CDS encoding L-threonylcarbamoyladenylate synthase, translating to MARYFDVHPENPQRRAIGQVVDILREDGLIAYPTDSCFALGCQLGNKQGIDRIRSIRKLDDRHHFTLVCQDFAQLGQFVHVDNVVFRAVKASTPGSYTFILPATKEVPRRLLHAKKKTVGVRIPDHVVTQALLAELGEPLLSSTLLLPDQEEPMTQGWDIKERLEHVVDAVIDSGECGVEPTTVIDFSSGEPEIVRRGAGDTSRFE from the coding sequence ATGGCCAGGTATTTCGACGTACATCCGGAAAATCCGCAACGGCGCGCGATCGGACAGGTCGTCGACATCCTGCGCGAAGACGGTCTCATCGCGTACCCGACGGACTCCTGCTTCGCCCTCGGCTGCCAGCTGGGGAACAAGCAGGGCATCGACCGCATCCGGAGCATCCGCAAACTGGACGACCGCCACCATTTCACCCTGGTGTGCCAGGATTTCGCCCAGCTGGGCCAGTTCGTGCACGTGGACAACGTGGTCTTCCGCGCGGTCAAAGCGTCCACACCGGGCAGTTACACGTTCATCCTCCCGGCCACGAAGGAGGTTCCGCGCCGTCTGCTGCACGCCAAGAAGAAGACGGTCGGCGTGCGCATCCCGGATCACGTGGTCACGCAGGCGCTGCTGGCCGAGCTCGGTGAGCCGCTGCTGTCGAGCACGCTGCTGCTGCCGGACCAGGAGGAGCCGATGACCCAGGGCTGGGACATCAAGGAGCGGCTCGAGCACGTGGTGGACGCGGTGATCGACTCCGGCGAATGCGGGGTCGAACCCACCACGGTCATCGATTTCTCGTCGGGGGAGCCGGAGATCGTCCGGCGGGGCGCCGGCGACACCAGCCGCTTCGAATGA
- a CDS encoding winged helix-turn-helix transcriptional regulator gives MTARTYGQFCGLARALEIIGERWSLLVIRDLVLGPKRYDELQQGLPKIPTSILSTRLNELERHGVVQRRVLSQLDAGVVYELTEYGNDLDQILLQLGLWGARSLTDPAADDLFTLDAAILSLYTTFQPDAARGVECSFELHYGDQMIVHAVVEDGAMTAGEGPHPDPDIVIEPRGPVMLKLLNGELAAESALTCGAVAVKGDPARLELFTRLFHIPSAPSKAEGLVTH, from the coding sequence ATGACCGCTCGCACCTACGGCCAGTTCTGTGGCCTCGCCCGCGCGCTCGAGATCATCGGGGAACGCTGGTCCCTGCTCGTGATCCGCGACCTGGTGCTCGGCCCGAAGCGCTACGACGAGCTGCAGCAGGGCCTGCCGAAGATCCCGACGAGCATCCTGTCGACCCGGCTCAACGAACTCGAACGCCACGGCGTCGTCCAGCGCCGGGTGCTCTCGCAGCTCGACGCCGGCGTGGTCTACGAGCTGACCGAGTACGGCAACGACCTCGACCAGATCCTGCTGCAGCTGGGCCTGTGGGGCGCCCGTTCGCTCACCGACCCGGCGGCGGACGACCTGTTCACCCTGGACGCGGCCATCCTGTCGCTGTACACGACGTTCCAGCCGGACGCGGCCCGCGGCGTCGAGTGCTCGTTCGAGCTGCACTACGGCGACCAGATGATCGTCCACGCGGTGGTCGAGGACGGCGCGATGACGGCGGGCGAGGGCCCGCATCCGGATCCGGACATCGTCATCGAGCCGCGCGGCCCGGTCATGCTCAAGCTGCTGAACGGCGAGCTGGCCGCCGAGAGCGCGCTCACCTGCGGCGCGGTGGCCGTCAAGGGTGATCCCGCGCGGCTGGAGCTGTTCACGCGGCTGTTCCACATCCCGTCGGCCCCTTCGAAGGCTGAAGGGCTCGTCACGCACTGA
- a CDS encoding AfsR/SARP family transcriptional regulator: MHAMTIEPGDTATGHRGPDTVRARLLGPVELHAGGVDRAPTTPKLLQLLAMLLIRPGKTVRVDSLVHELWNDAPPRSVRRTLHTYVHHLRRHLDPDGDRGEGLLVTSAPGYRLEIDPAVVDVSEFARLHRLGRDLLTGGDHAAAAHAFRTALDLWSGPPLANIHCGPTLAAYTVYLLEHRRNARDLWIEAEIRAGQHREMLGVLRSLTTADPLDETLHGHLIRALGLSGRRSDALAAYQRLRTRLDDELGVEPCAELRELHRELLSERHPIR; the protein is encoded by the coding sequence ATGCACGCGATGACCATCGAACCGGGAGACACGGCCACCGGGCACCGGGGGCCGGACACGGTGCGCGCGCGACTCCTCGGCCCGGTCGAACTGCACGCCGGCGGGGTCGATCGCGCGCCGACCACGCCGAAGCTCCTGCAACTGCTGGCGATGCTGCTCATCCGTCCCGGCAAGACGGTCCGCGTCGACTCACTGGTCCACGAGCTGTGGAACGACGCTCCCCCGCGCAGCGTCCGCCGGACCCTGCACACCTATGTCCACCACCTCCGCCGTCACCTCGACCCCGACGGTGACCGTGGGGAGGGTCTGCTGGTCACCAGCGCGCCCGGCTACCGGCTGGAGATCGATCCGGCCGTGGTCGACGTGTCGGAGTTCGCGCGGCTGCACCGCCTCGGCCGCGACCTGCTGACCGGAGGCGACCACGCGGCGGCCGCCCACGCGTTCCGTACCGCGCTGGACCTGTGGTCCGGTCCCCCGCTGGCCAACATCCACTGTGGACCGACACTGGCCGCCTACACCGTCTATCTGCTGGAGCACCGCCGCAACGCCCGTGACCTGTGGATCGAAGCCGAGATCCGCGCCGGGCAGCACCGGGAGATGCTCGGCGTGCTGAGGTCGCTGACCACCGCGGACCCGCTCGACGAGACCCTGCACGGCCACCTGATCCGCGCGCTGGGGCTGAGCGGCCGTCGCAGCGACGCGCTGGCGGCCTACCAGCGGCTGCGGACGCGGCTCGACGACGAACTGGGGGTGGAACCCTGCGCCGAACTGCGAGAGCTGCACCGCGAGCTGCTCTCCGAGCGACACCCGATCCGCTGA
- a CDS encoding response regulator transcription factor, with product MIRVLLAEDMHMVRGALVALLNLEQDIEVVAEVCSGDKILPMAAEYLPDVAIIDIDLPAKDGLAAASELYQQLPSVRTLILTSLGRPGTVRRALDAKVNGFLLKDAPADKLANAVRSVAIGRRVIDSELALSAWETEDCPLTPREVEILRLAANGRTVADIAAELFLSPGTVRNYLATVVTKLNARNRVDAIRIATDSDWL from the coding sequence GTGATCCGAGTCCTATTGGCCGAGGATATGCACATGGTCCGCGGCGCCTTGGTCGCACTGCTGAACCTCGAACAGGACATAGAGGTCGTCGCGGAGGTCTGCTCCGGCGACAAGATCCTCCCGATGGCCGCAGAGTACCTCCCGGACGTCGCGATCATCGACATCGACCTGCCTGCCAAGGACGGACTCGCCGCCGCTTCCGAGCTCTACCAGCAATTGCCCAGCGTCCGCACGCTGATCCTCACCTCGCTCGGCCGCCCGGGCACCGTGCGCCGCGCGCTGGACGCGAAGGTCAACGGCTTCCTGCTCAAGGACGCGCCGGCCGACAAACTCGCCAACGCCGTCCGCTCGGTCGCCATCGGCCGCCGCGTCATCGACAGCGAACTGGCGTTGTCGGCCTGGGAAACGGAAGATTGCCCCTTGACGCCGCGCGAGGTCGAGATCCTCCGGCTCGCCGCGAACGGGCGCACGGTCGCCGACATCGCGGCGGAACTGTTCCTGTCACCGGGAACCGTGCGGAACTATCTCGCCACGGTGGTCACGAAACTCAACGCCCGCAACCGGGTCGACGCCATCCGGATCGCCACCGATTCCGACTGGCTCTGA
- a CDS encoding DUF1702 family protein, with translation MSSLLGALRKVLFAPSLASVGFEGRGFGIPPTPATARLESIPQAVVCGFEWGIEAPPLWEAERRLDMVEPEMRGFAYEGAAMAFTILDVMPGGRKDRTAELMSGPGLPHVFLTYIGIGFAMARLPRPLWNKVLPDLDGVPFHPTMSWLAVDGYAFDRAYFDTRKWVDEQFVPKPYPWAGAPAYFPRACDQGIGRALWFINGADPVKVAAAVGRFPAERRPDLWSGVGLAATFAGGCDQAGLTRLRETAGEHQDHLGLGVVFAVKARTFSSFVPPHTRRAARALAGLSLEEAVDLADSTEVVENAADGTPAYELWRRNIREGFAPSAGRLSA, from the coding sequence ATGAGCTCATTGCTGGGTGCCCTACGCAAGGTCCTGTTCGCACCCTCGCTGGCTTCGGTCGGCTTCGAGGGACGCGGCTTCGGGATCCCGCCCACCCCGGCGACCGCCCGGCTGGAGTCGATCCCGCAGGCGGTGGTGTGCGGGTTCGAATGGGGGATCGAGGCGCCGCCGCTGTGGGAGGCCGAACGGCGGCTGGACATGGTCGAGCCGGAGATGCGAGGGTTCGCCTACGAGGGCGCGGCGATGGCGTTCACCATCCTCGACGTCATGCCCGGCGGGCGTAAGGACCGCACGGCCGAACTGATGAGCGGTCCCGGTCTCCCGCACGTGTTCCTGACCTACATCGGCATCGGGTTCGCGATGGCCCGGCTGCCCCGACCGCTGTGGAACAAGGTGCTGCCGGATCTCGACGGCGTCCCGTTCCACCCGACGATGAGCTGGCTGGCGGTCGACGGCTACGCCTTCGACCGCGCCTACTTCGACACGCGCAAGTGGGTCGACGAGCAGTTCGTCCCCAAGCCGTACCCGTGGGCAGGCGCGCCCGCGTACTTCCCGCGTGCCTGCGACCAGGGCATCGGGCGGGCGCTGTGGTTCATCAACGGCGCGGACCCGGTGAAGGTCGCCGCGGCGGTCGGCCGGTTCCCGGCCGAACGCCGTCCGGATCTGTGGAGCGGGGTCGGGCTGGCCGCGACCTTCGCGGGCGGCTGCGATCAGGCCGGCCTGACCAGGCTGCGCGAGACGGCGGGGGAGCACCAGGACCACCTCGGCCTCGGCGTCGTGTTCGCGGTGAAGGCGAGGACGTTCTCCTCCTTCGTCCCGCCGCACACGCGCCGGGCTGCGCGGGCGCTCGCCGGGCTGAGCCTCGAGGAGGCCGTCGACCTGGCCGACTCGACAGAGGTCGTCGAGAACGCCGCGGACGGGACGCCCGCCTACGAACTCTGGCGGCGCAACATCCGCGAGGGTTTCGCCCCGTCGGCGGGCCGCCTGTCCGCGTAG
- a CDS encoding AraC family transcriptional regulator codes for MNEKLGEELTIDDIARAATFSKFHFTRVFQQATGVSPGRFLSALRLDEAKRLLLTTSITVADISHRVGYNSVGTFSTRFSSRVGLSPSAYRQQRGFQHRLAGTPLPGTKRATVRGFVSAPPEISPGLVFAGLFPTRIPEGAPVCYTVIDVPGPYQLTDVPEGTWHLIAHCVTGPLTRRGTGYTGHHGPITVEPGVTARLADLRMRPKRLFDPPVLLALPDLRYRPEPFKHAA; via the coding sequence ATGAACGAGAAACTGGGCGAAGAGCTCACTATCGACGACATCGCCCGAGCCGCGACGTTCAGCAAATTCCATTTCACCAGGGTGTTCCAGCAGGCCACCGGCGTCTCGCCCGGCCGGTTCCTGTCCGCGCTGCGGCTCGACGAAGCCAAACGCCTGCTGCTGACGACCTCGATCACGGTCGCCGACATCAGCCACCGAGTGGGCTACAACAGCGTCGGCACGTTCAGCACGCGGTTCAGCAGCCGCGTCGGCCTCTCCCCCTCCGCGTACCGCCAGCAGCGTGGTTTCCAGCACCGGCTGGCCGGCACCCCCCTTCCCGGCACGAAGCGGGCGACCGTCCGCGGTTTCGTGTCGGCGCCGCCGGAGATCTCGCCCGGCCTCGTCTTCGCCGGCCTCTTCCCGACGCGCATCCCCGAGGGCGCGCCCGTGTGTTACACGGTCATCGACGTCCCCGGCCCCTACCAGCTGACCGATGTCCCGGAAGGCACCTGGCACCTCATCGCGCACTGCGTGACCGGGCCGCTCACCCGCCGGGGCACCGGGTACACCGGCCATCATGGCCCGATCACCGTCGAGCCGGGCGTCACCGCGCGGCTGGCCGACCTGCGGATGCGCCCCAAGCGCCTGTTCGACCCGCCGGTCCTGCTCGCGCTGCCCGATCTGCGGTACCGGCCCGAGCCGTTCAAGCACGCGGCCTGA
- a CDS encoding response regulator transcription factor: MIKVLVAEDMHIVRGALVALLGLEADIEVVAECASGDEILPLAQSSRPDIALIDIDLPGKDGLTAAAELHEQLPGVRTLILTSLGSPGTLRRALAAKVNGFLRKDAPADRLANAVRGVAAGRRVVDGDLALAAWDSEECPLTAREIEVLRLASVGSEPTEIAAELFLSAGTVRNYLTTIVSKLSARNRVDAVRIARESGWL; this comes from the coding sequence ATGATCAAGGTCCTGGTCGCGGAGGACATGCACATTGTCCGTGGGGCCCTGGTCGCGCTGCTCGGGCTGGAAGCCGACATCGAGGTCGTCGCCGAATGCGCCAGCGGTGACGAGATCCTCCCGCTCGCCCAGTCCTCACGCCCCGACATCGCGCTCATCGACATCGACCTGCCGGGCAAGGACGGGCTCACCGCGGCCGCCGAACTGCACGAACAACTGCCGGGGGTGCGCACGCTGATCCTCACCTCGCTCGGCAGCCCCGGCACCCTCCGGCGGGCGCTGGCCGCGAAGGTCAACGGCTTCCTCCGCAAGGACGCGCCCGCCGACAGACTGGCCAACGCCGTCCGCGGGGTCGCCGCCGGACGCCGCGTCGTCGACGGCGATCTGGCGCTCGCCGCCTGGGACAGCGAGGAGTGCCCGCTCACCGCGCGCGAGATCGAGGTGCTCCGGCTGGCGTCGGTCGGCTCCGAGCCGACAGAGATCGCGGCCGAACTCTTCCTTTCCGCCGGGACCGTGCGGAACTATTTGACGACGATCGTGTCGAAGCTCAGCGCCCGCAACCGGGTCGACGCCGTGCGGATCGCGCGGGAGTCCGGCTGGCTGTGA
- a CDS encoding carboxylate-amine ligase, translated as MAVDGTNFTLGVEEEFVLLDPMDGSVALRAPALLEHLAPEPDVTGELMRFQIETATGICRSLDEVRSELIRLRQIVAKAAEDDGCLMVAAGIPPGELRPDAIMPEPRYRRMAQAFPDLIDGAGTCACHVHVGLPSRDLAARVLAGLRPWLAPLLALSANSPVENGTDSGWSSRRFPIWDRWPTAKPPDEWPGAAAYDRSIGEALSHGAALDPAGVYFYARLSPRYPTVEIRIADVCLAVDDAVLLTALVRGLVATCAGTTGVPRARSTRIGAALTAAARRGLDGPGIDVFTGREADQRDLVGELVDFIRPALSAAGDTEDVEKGLDWLFEHGTGAARQRRLLAEADSPGEFAADLAHATMTVPAR; from the coding sequence ATGGCGGTTGACGGCACGAACTTCACCCTTGGCGTGGAAGAAGAATTCGTCCTGCTCGACCCGATGGACGGCTCGGTCGCGTTGCGCGCGCCCGCTCTTCTCGAACACCTCGCCCCTGAGCCGGACGTCACCGGTGAGCTGATGCGGTTCCAGATCGAGACCGCGACCGGCATTTGCCGCAGCCTGGACGAGGTGCGTTCGGAACTCATCAGGCTGCGGCAGATCGTCGCGAAAGCGGCGGAGGACGACGGCTGCCTGATGGTGGCGGCGGGCATACCGCCCGGCGAACTGCGGCCCGACGCGATCATGCCGGAGCCCCGGTACCGGCGGATGGCCCAGGCGTTCCCCGATCTGATCGACGGCGCGGGGACGTGCGCCTGCCACGTGCACGTCGGCTTGCCGTCGCGGGATCTCGCCGCGCGGGTCCTCGCCGGACTGCGGCCGTGGCTCGCCCCGTTGCTGGCGCTCAGTGCCAACTCGCCGGTCGAGAACGGCACCGATTCCGGCTGGTCCAGCAGGCGCTTCCCGATCTGGGACCGGTGGCCGACGGCGAAACCGCCCGACGAATGGCCCGGTGCGGCCGCGTACGACCGGAGTATCGGGGAGGCCTTGAGCCACGGCGCCGCCCTCGACCCGGCGGGCGTGTACTTCTACGCCCGGCTTTCCCCTCGCTACCCCACGGTCGAGATTCGGATCGCCGACGTCTGTCTCGCCGTCGACGACGCCGTGCTCCTCACGGCGCTGGTCCGCGGGCTGGTCGCGACCTGCGCCGGAACGACCGGGGTGCCGCGTGCCCGCAGCACCCGGATCGGCGCGGCGCTGACGGCCGCCGCCCGCCGGGGCCTCGACGGGCCGGGGATCGACGTCTTCACCGGCAGGGAGGCCGATCAGCGCGACCTGGTCGGCGAACTCGTCGACTTCATCCGGCCGGCGCTCAGCGCCGCCGGTGACACCGAAGACGTCGAGAAGGGGCTGGACTGGCTGTTCGAGCACGGCACCGGCGCGGCCCGGCAGCGACGCCTGCTCGCGGAAGCGGATTCCCCCGGTGAGTTCGCCGCGGATCTCGCCCACGCGACGATGACCGTCCCGGCCCGGTGA